One segment of Dolichospermum sp. DET69 DNA contains the following:
- a CDS encoding GDP-mannose 4,6-dehydratase — MKKALICGISGQDGAYLAELLLKQGYTVCGTSRDAQISPFQNLVHLGIKDQVKLESMSLTDFRSVLQVLTKIQPDEVYNLAGQTSVGLSFGQPVETLESIATGTLNLLEAIRFLGATIKLYNAGSSECFGDTGNVAAQETTPFRPRSPYAVAKAAAFWEVANYREAYGLFACSGILFNHESPLRPERFVTQKIVATACRIAQGSQEKLYLGNMSIQRDWGWAGEYVEAMYLMLQQSQPDDYVVATGESSSLEQFVTSAFVSVNLDWHDHVVVDSSLFRPTDLAVGKGNPTKAKIQLGWEAKYKMQDVVRMMVKAKLETSK; from the coding sequence ATGAAAAAAGCTCTCATTTGTGGAATATCTGGACAAGACGGCGCATATTTAGCAGAATTACTGCTAAAACAAGGCTATACAGTCTGTGGAACTTCCAGAGATGCCCAAATTTCTCCTTTCCAGAATTTAGTCCACTTAGGAATTAAAGACCAAGTAAAGCTGGAGTCAATGTCCTTGACTGACTTCCGTAGCGTCTTACAGGTACTGACAAAAATCCAACCAGATGAAGTCTATAATTTGGCCGGACAAACTTCCGTCGGTTTATCTTTTGGACAACCTGTAGAAACCCTAGAAAGCATAGCTACAGGCACACTAAATTTATTAGAAGCCATTCGGTTTTTAGGTGCGACCATTAAACTTTACAATGCAGGTTCTAGTGAATGCTTTGGTGATACTGGCAATGTAGCAGCCCAAGAAACAACGCCATTTCGTCCCAGAAGTCCTTATGCTGTTGCTAAAGCTGCTGCTTTTTGGGAAGTAGCTAACTACCGAGAAGCTTACGGATTATTTGCTTGTTCTGGCATTTTATTTAATCATGAATCTCCCCTGCGTCCCGAAAGATTTGTGACTCAAAAGATTGTGGCTACTGCCTGCCGCATTGCCCAAGGTAGTCAGGAAAAGTTATATTTAGGTAATATGTCAATTCAGCGGGACTGGGGTTGGGCTGGGGAATATGTTGAAGCAATGTATTTAATGTTGCAACAATCACAGCCTGATGATTATGTGGTCGCTACAGGAGAGAGTAGTTCATTAGAGCAGTTTGTAACATCTGCATTTGTGTCTGTAAATTTAGATTGGCATGATCATGTAGTTGTTGATAGTAGTCTATTCCGTCCTACAGATTTGGCAGTGGGTAAAGGTAATCCCACAAAAGCCAAAATCCAATTAGGTTGGGAAGCTAAATATAAGATGCAGGATGTGGTGCGAATGATGGTAAAGGCCAAGTTAGAGACTTCCAAATAA
- a CDS encoding Tab2/Atab2 family RNA-binding protein, which translates to MGSQRKMYWELDFYSRPILDENQKKVWEMLVCESPGDISTQTDSLFRYAKYCSSTEVNSGWLRTAIQEAIEKAGAAPTKIRFFRRQMNNMITKSCEDAGIPAVPSRRTLVLNQWLQQRMKEVYPQEQGYQGVANPSVRLDRPLPQRLPDALEGKQWTFVTLEASDFADMADWDIGFGEAFPLELAQLSPETRIPGILIFSPRALPIAGWMSGLEMAYLHFDTKQGNRLILETGATESWVVANIRTPELLAEAQGFAVAKEQANGVHFIGVQSDAQSQDFAGFWLLQEITLP; encoded by the coding sequence ATGGGCAGCCAGAGAAAAATGTACTGGGAACTTGATTTTTACTCCCGTCCGATTTTGGACGAAAATCAGAAAAAAGTTTGGGAAATGTTAGTTTGTGAAAGTCCTGGAGATATTAGTACACAAACAGATTCTCTGTTTCGTTATGCTAAATATTGCTCTAGTACAGAGGTAAATTCGGGTTGGCTGCGAACTGCAATCCAGGAAGCTATCGAAAAAGCCGGTGCAGCACCTACCAAAATCCGCTTTTTTCGTCGTCAAATGAATAACATGATTACAAAATCTTGTGAAGATGCGGGTATACCTGCTGTACCCAGTCGGCGGACTTTGGTTCTCAATCAGTGGCTACAGCAGCGTATGAAGGAAGTCTATCCCCAAGAACAGGGATATCAAGGAGTAGCTAATCCTTCCGTGCGTTTAGATAGACCTTTACCTCAGCGGTTACCAGATGCTTTGGAAGGAAAACAATGGACTTTTGTTACCTTAGAAGCTAGTGATTTTGCGGATATGGCAGATTGGGACATTGGCTTTGGTGAAGCTTTTCCGCTGGAGTTGGCGCAGTTATCCCCAGAAACTCGGATTCCAGGGATTTTGATTTTTTCACCCAGGGCTTTACCCATAGCGGGTTGGATGTCTGGTTTAGAAATGGCTTATTTGCACTTTGACACTAAGCAAGGTAACAGATTGATTTTAGAGACTGGGGCTACGGAAAGTTGGGTTGTGGCTAATATTCGCACTCCCGAACTTCTAGCAGAAGCACAAGGCTTTGCAGTAGCTAAGGAACAGGCCAATGGGGTGCATTTTATTGGTGTCCAGTCCGATGCCCAATCTCAAGATTTTGCGGGATTTTGGCTGTTACAAGAAATCACTTTGCCCTAA
- a CDS encoding TldD/PmbA family protein: MGSENLLQDTLAEQLLELALKSGAEAAEVYQSRSLSRPVFFEANRLKQLETSQAEGTALRLWRDGCPGLTVAYGDVDPQAMVEKSLALSQLNPPETVELETHAGTSYSDLGTSVSVEMLIEWGKEAIALIRDIYPDILCHSDWECDIENTRLINSQGLDSHYTDTTLSCYMSAEWVRGDDFLSVADGQTQRYELNPEKVASQILQRLNWAKENIPSPSGRCPVLFTSKAADMLWGTVQSALNGKHILEKASPWVDRLGKPVIAPTLTLYQNPAAGPYSCPFDDEGHPTQSLIFIENGILRNFYSDRTTGRQLNSSSTGNGFRPGLGSYPTPGLFNFLIQPGDLSLLSLIKKMDNGLIIDQMLGSCSGLSGDFSINVDLGYRVKNGQIIGRVKDTMVAGNVYTALKQLVQLGGDADWNGSCYTPSLIVEGLSITGKNN; encoded by the coding sequence ATGGGTTCTGAAAATTTGTTACAAGATACACTGGCGGAACAACTGCTAGAACTTGCTCTCAAGTCTGGTGCTGAGGCTGCGGAAGTGTATCAATCACGATCGCTTTCTCGACCAGTTTTTTTTGAGGCCAATCGTCTTAAACAACTAGAAACTAGTCAAGCCGAAGGTACAGCCCTGCGGCTATGGCGGGATGGTTGTCCCGGTTTGACGGTAGCTTATGGCGATGTCGATCCCCAAGCTATGGTGGAAAAATCTTTGGCACTGAGTCAATTAAATCCACCGGAAACAGTAGAATTAGAGACTCATGCTGGGACATCCTATTCCGATTTAGGCACATCTGTATCCGTAGAGATGCTGATTGAATGGGGCAAGGAGGCGATCGCCCTAATTCGTGATATCTATCCAGATATTCTTTGTCATAGTGACTGGGAATGTGATATAGAAAACACCAGACTTATCAACAGTCAAGGCTTAGATTCTCACTACACCGACACTACTCTTAGCTGCTATATGTCAGCGGAATGGGTCAGAGGTGATGATTTTCTGAGTGTTGCTGATGGCCAAACCCAACGCTATGAACTCAACCCAGAGAAAGTAGCCAGCCAAATTTTACAGCGATTAAATTGGGCTAAAGAAAACATTCCTAGTCCTAGTGGTCGTTGTCCTGTATTGTTTACTTCCAAAGCAGCAGATATGCTGTGGGGAACTGTGCAATCAGCTTTGAATGGTAAACACATCTTGGAAAAAGCTTCCCCTTGGGTGGACAGGTTAGGTAAACCAGTAATTGCCCCGACGCTTACCCTTTACCAAAACCCAGCAGCAGGGCCCTATAGTTGCCCCTTTGATGATGAAGGCCATCCTACCCAGTCATTAATATTTATCGAAAATGGGATTTTACGGAATTTTTATAGCGATCGCACCACCGGACGACAATTAAACAGCAGTAGCACTGGTAATGGTTTTCGTCCCGGTTTAGGTAGTTATCCCACCCCTGGGCTATTTAACTTCCTAATTCAACCCGGTGATCTGTCCCTCTTAAGCTTGATTAAAAAGATGGATAATGGCTTAATTATCGATCAAATGTTAGGTAGTTGTAGCGGACTATCTGGTGATTTTTCCATCAATGTTGATTTGGGATATCGGGTGAAAAATGGTCAAATAATTGGCCGAGTGAAGGATACCATGGTGGCAGGGAATGTCTATACAGCCCTGAAACAACTGGTGCAATTGGGTGGCGATGCAGATTGGAATGGTTCTTGTTATACACCATCACTGATAGTAGAAGGACTATCCATAACGGGGAAAAATAATTAA
- a CDS encoding type II toxin-antitoxin system HicA family toxin, whose product MTKLRELTYLEVINRLRLFGFRFYRQGKGSHELWVRDLDNIVIPVPHHRGKTIRKGTIRAIIREINVTVEEFMDSQ is encoded by the coding sequence ATGACAAAGTTAAGAGAATTAACTTATTTAGAAGTAATAAATCGTCTAAGACTTTTTGGTTTTAGATTTTATAGACAAGGTAAAGGTTCTCACGAATTATGGGTTAGAGATTTAGATAATATCGTAATTCCTGTTCCTCATCATCGTGGCAAAACAATTCGTAAAGGTACAATCAGAGCAATTATTAGAGAAATTAATGTAACGGTTGAAGAATTTATGGATAGTCAATAA
- a CDS encoding glycogen debranching protein, with the protein MNIWVNEQIDPSGLIHACIACCDESQAQDCHQSFENNLTKTQKAEGWIANLRIVKSWDDVPVNALKLN; encoded by the coding sequence ATGAATATTTGGGTAAATGAACAAATTGATCCTTCTGGGCTGATTCACGCCTGTATTGCTTGCTGTGATGAATCTCAGGCTCAAGATTGTCATCAGTCGTTTGAGAATAATCTGACAAAAACACAAAAAGCAGAGGGCTGGATTGCCAACTTACGGATAGTTAAATCCTGGGATGATGTGCCAGTTAATGCTTTAAAGCTTAATTGA
- a CDS encoding glycosyltransferase family 4 protein, whose amino-acid sequence MTNYHKKLTTLSVITEFFPPDYAATGQLIEELVKQLEKRGIKIRVFTGQPGYAFTTAQAPAVEQLGNIRVQRSRATQLWSNRIRGKAVNGILFTVRAFLHIIKNARKQDVFLLTSAPPFLSIAGYLTHLLLRFPYVCLIYDLYPDIAIALGVIPQKHWLVKLWRAINRRIWRASQGIIVLSPAMKERVIAICPEVADRISVIHSWGDPELIVPIAKEENWFAKQHNLDRKFTVLYSGNMGRCHDLDTILATAQQLQDQPIQFVCIGGGPKRKSFIEEVTRLGLKNFLFLPYQDKSVLPYSLTACDLLLVSVESGLESLVAPSKLYPALAAGRPVAAICPKNSYLRQLITDGEFGISIDNGDSDGLSTFILKLKSDRQLAEKIGNASREYLQSNFTPEIISKQYINVLEQAIN is encoded by the coding sequence ATGACAAATTATCATAAGAAATTAACTACTTTGTCTGTGATCACTGAATTTTTTCCTCCAGACTATGCTGCGACAGGACAGTTGATTGAAGAATTGGTCAAACAGTTGGAGAAAAGAGGGATTAAGATTAGAGTATTCACCGGACAACCAGGATACGCTTTTACTACGGCTCAAGCCCCAGCAGTAGAGCAATTGGGCAATATTCGTGTCCAAAGATCCAGAGCTACTCAGCTTTGGTCGAATAGGATTCGGGGAAAGGCTGTTAATGGTATTCTATTTACAGTCCGGGCTTTTCTGCATATTATCAAGAATGCCCGCAAACAAGATGTATTTTTACTAACTTCAGCGCCTCCTTTTTTGTCAATAGCCGGATATTTGACTCATTTATTATTAAGATTTCCTTATGTATGTTTAATATATGACCTGTATCCAGATATTGCGATCGCTTTGGGAGTAATTCCCCAAAAGCACTGGTTAGTCAAGCTATGGAGAGCAATCAACCGCAGAATTTGGCGAGCATCCCAAGGAATTATTGTTCTGAGTCCTGCTATGAAGGAGAGAGTAATCGCAATCTGTCCAGAAGTGGCTGATAGGATTTCCGTGATTCACAGTTGGGGCGATCCTGAGTTAATTGTACCCATTGCCAAAGAAGAAAATTGGTTTGCTAAACAACATAACTTAGACCGCAAATTTACAGTTCTTTATTCTGGTAATATGGGTAGGTGTCATGATCTAGACACTATATTAGCAACTGCTCAACAATTGCAAGATCAACCAATTCAGTTCGTTTGTATTGGTGGTGGTCCAAAACGTAAAAGCTTTATTGAAGAGGTGACTCGTTTAGGACTAAAAAACTTCCTTTTTCTTCCCTATCAAGATAAAAGTGTGCTACCCTATTCCTTGACAGCTTGCGATTTGTTATTAGTCAGTGTGGAATCAGGTCTGGAAAGTTTAGTTGCTCCTAGTAAACTCTATCCAGCCTTAGCCGCAGGACGACCTGTAGCAGCTATTTGCCCAAAAAATTCCTACTTACGACAGCTAATAACCGATGGTGAGTTTGGGATTAGTATTGACAATGGAGACAGTGATGGTCTATCTACGTTTATTCTCAAGTTAAAGAGCGATCGCCAACTTGCAGAAAAAATAGGTAATGCTTCGCGGGAATACTTGCAGTCAAATTTCACTCCGGAAATCATCAGCAAACAATATATTAATGTACTGGAACAAGCTATAAATTGA
- a CDS encoding ABC transporter permease — MKETISQPELIIEAGRTEKQYWQDLWRYRELFYFLAWRDILVRYKQTAIGIVWALIRPFLTMVVFTVVFGQLAKLPSEGAPYPILVFSAMLPWQFFSNSLSECSNSLISNANLLSKVYFPRLVVPTSAVVVSFVDFMISGIILLALMAWYNFVPSWRILTLPFFIAVAFAASMGAGLWLASLNVQYRDFRFIVPFIVQFGLYISPVGFSSSIVPEKWRFIYSLNPMVGVIDGFRWAILGGNSQLYLPGFLLSMALVFLLLVSGIWYFRKMERTFADVI, encoded by the coding sequence ATGAAAGAAACCATTTCTCAGCCAGAATTAATAATTGAAGCAGGACGCACGGAAAAACAATATTGGCAAGATTTATGGCGATATAGAGAATTATTTTACTTCCTAGCTTGGCGAGATATATTAGTACGGTATAAACAAACAGCTATTGGTATTGTTTGGGCGCTAATTCGTCCTTTCTTGACCATGGTGGTATTTACAGTTGTATTTGGACAATTGGCAAAATTACCCTCCGAGGGTGCGCCCTATCCAATTCTGGTATTTTCTGCCATGTTACCTTGGCAATTCTTTTCTAATTCCCTTTCTGAATGTAGTAATAGTTTAATTAGTAATGCCAACTTATTATCAAAAGTCTATTTTCCCCGGTTGGTAGTACCGACAAGTGCAGTAGTAGTCAGCTTTGTAGATTTTATGATTTCCGGCATTATTTTATTAGCCTTAATGGCATGGTATAACTTTGTTCCCAGTTGGCGGATTTTAACTTTACCATTTTTTATTGCTGTTGCCTTTGCTGCTTCAATGGGTGCAGGTTTGTGGTTAGCTTCCTTGAATGTCCAATATCGAGATTTTCGGTTTATTGTGCCATTTATTGTGCAGTTTGGTTTATATATCTCACCTGTAGGATTTAGTAGTAGTATTGTTCCTGAAAAGTGGCGATTTATCTACTCATTAAATCCCATGGTGGGAGTAATAGATGGGTTTCGGTGGGCAATTTTAGGGGGAAATTCCCAGTTATATTTACCAGGATTTCTTCTTTCTATGGCGTTAGTATTTTTACTATTAGTGAGTGGAATTTGGTATTTTCGCAAGATGGAACGGACTTTTGCTGATGTAATTTAG
- a CDS encoding competence/damage-inducible protein A yields MSAEIICVGTEMLLGDILNSNAQYLAQQLAQLGIPHYYQTVVGDNPARLKEVIEIAASRVQILIFTGGLGPTPDDLTCETIADFFGVPLIERADIVEDITEKFAQRGRVMSANNRKQALIPQGAEILPNPTGTAPGIIWQPRPGLTIFTFPGVPSEMYRMWKETAVPFLKSQGWGQEIIYSRSLRFWGIGESALAEKVAPYFNLTNPTVAPYAGKGEVRLRVSAKATDAATAESLITPIEKQLREIAGLDYYGADDDTLASVVGNLLRSAGETLSVAESCTGGGLGQMLTEISGSSDYFWGGVISYDNSVKVGLLGVNPEDLEKFGAVSGTVAEQMAIGVKNRLSTTWGLSITGIAGPTGGTQTKPVGLVYVGLAGPDNEVISFEHRLGTIRGRSVIRYVSANAALDNLRRRLLKSF; encoded by the coding sequence ATGAGTGCAGAAATTATTTGCGTTGGTACAGAAATGCTGCTAGGAGATATCCTCAACAGCAATGCCCAATATCTGGCACAACAGTTAGCACAGTTAGGCATTCCCCACTACTATCAAACCGTAGTCGGGGATAATCCAGCCAGACTCAAAGAAGTTATCGAAATTGCTGCTTCCAGAGTGCAAATTCTGATTTTTACAGGTGGTTTAGGCCCCACACCCGATGATCTTACCTGTGAAACTATCGCTGATTTTTTTGGTGTTCCTTTAATAGAACGAGCCGATATTGTTGAAGATATAACAGAGAAATTTGCCCAACGGGGACGGGTAATGTCTGCTAATAACCGCAAACAAGCCTTAATTCCCCAAGGTGCGGAAATTTTACCCAACCCCACAGGAACAGCACCCGGTATTATTTGGCAACCCCGTCCGGGACTAACTATTTTTACATTTCCTGGTGTTCCCAGCGAAATGTATCGAATGTGGAAAGAAACCGCTGTCCCTTTTCTGAAAAGTCAAGGTTGGGGACAAGAAATTATTTATAGCCGCAGTTTAAGATTTTGGGGAATTGGGGAATCAGCTTTAGCGGAAAAAGTAGCTCCCTATTTTAACTTAACTAATCCTACAGTAGCCCCCTATGCGGGTAAGGGCGAAGTTAGACTGCGAGTTTCTGCTAAAGCTACAGACGCAGCAACAGCAGAATCTTTAATTACACCCATTGAAAAACAACTTAGAGAAATTGCTGGTTTAGATTATTACGGTGCCGATGATGACACCCTGGCTTCTGTAGTTGGTAATTTGTTAAGGTCAGCCGGAGAAACTCTATCAGTAGCAGAATCTTGTACGGGTGGAGGACTTGGGCAGATGTTAACGGAAATTTCTGGTAGTTCTGATTACTTTTGGGGTGGGGTAATTTCCTACGACAATTCTGTGAAAGTTGGATTATTAGGGGTTAACCCAGAGGATTTGGAGAAATTTGGCGCGGTGAGTGGGACAGTAGCCGAACAAATGGCGATTGGTGTCAAAAATCGTCTCTCAACCACTTGGGGATTAAGTATTACGGGCATTGCTGGACCAACTGGGGGAACCCAAACCAAGCCAGTGGGTTTAGTGTATGTTGGTTTAGCAGGTCCTGACAATGAAGTCATCAGTTTTGAACATCGCTTGGGAACAATTCGCGGACGGTCTGTAATTCGTTATGTGAGTGCAAATGCAGCTTTAGACAATCTGCGACGACGGTTGCTAAAAAGCTTTTAA
- a CDS encoding chloride channel protein, translated as MLTNHFRNFWQPRRGLAIAEASVIGIVAALSAVLLKQGSGWLGTWRVHTTHILQEHELPPWITLPLIGLTLGFLSGWLVQRLAPEAAGSGIPQVKACLANVPIKLSWRVAFVKLISAIIALGSGLTLGRQGPTVQVGAGLAAGMSRLVPTSPDHRRQMIAAGAGAGLAAAFNAPLAGVLFIIEELLQDLSGLTLGTAIIASFIGGVISRWLGGGSLQLDLEIIKHSSSFSLLEIPILLILGILTGLLAALFNQGLIFSIQAYSRLHISLPLRVAIAGLASGLIIALLPEHFRDNTGLREFMIASEPNIPLAAIAFIAQFILTLIAFGSGAPGGLFAPSLILGSCLGHIIGVCELQIFGIGSPTTYALVGMGGFFSAVSKVPMTAIVIVFEMTTDFNLVLPLMVVSVTSYLVAEKVVPGSLYDKLLKLNGIILKKDAKTEGILTQLTAQDVMQRTVETLEAEMTGDEVIKAFSLSHHRGFPVVENNKLVGLVSQTDLQKIRDHLLPHETLLKEIMTPKPVTVSPADRLSHVLYLLDRYKISRLPVVDGKKLIGIITRADIIRAEADHLNGENGVRGPQPEPSYVVYQTRSPSIGRGRLLVTIANPETAPALLEIAAAIARDRHYEIECLQIILVSRHSSPAETQINTAKSRRLLRNAEVLAKKWQIPIHTQIRIAHDIAQAILETTKERYIDLIFMGWKGNTSTPGRIFGNVVDTVIRQANCDVVLVKLGNNFHSCQQFKRWLVPMAGGPNAPIAIKLLPALVTLENDTEIRLTQVVKPWETAPDMTVLEESTRQLMRNRNLHSNVVAASLQAESVAEGVIELVKTEGFDVVVLGASREGLLQQAIQGNIPEEIASGVDSTVILVRSANF; from the coding sequence ATGCTAACCAATCACTTTCGTAACTTTTGGCAACCGAGAAGGGGTTTAGCCATAGCAGAAGCTTCCGTAATTGGGATAGTAGCCGCCTTATCTGCGGTATTACTTAAACAAGGTTCAGGGTGGTTGGGAACATGGCGAGTGCATACAACCCACATATTACAAGAACATGAACTACCCCCATGGATAACTTTACCACTTATTGGTTTGACCCTGGGGTTTTTATCCGGTTGGTTAGTCCAGCGATTAGCACCAGAAGCGGCTGGTAGTGGGATTCCCCAAGTTAAAGCCTGTCTGGCAAACGTGCCAATTAAATTATCATGGCGAGTTGCTTTTGTCAAGCTAATTAGTGCCATCATCGCCTTGGGTTCAGGATTAACCTTGGGAAGACAAGGGCCTACAGTTCAGGTAGGTGCGGGGTTAGCAGCGGGAATGAGTCGCTTAGTTCCCACATCTCCAGATCACCGCCGTCAAATGATTGCAGCGGGGGCTGGTGCAGGGTTGGCAGCGGCTTTTAATGCCCCTCTAGCGGGGGTACTATTTATTATTGAAGAGTTATTACAAGATTTATCCGGCTTAACATTAGGAACAGCAATTATTGCTTCGTTTATTGGTGGCGTAATTTCCCGCTGGTTAGGTGGTGGAAGTCTGCAACTAGACTTGGAAATAATTAAGCACTCTAGCAGTTTTTCCCTATTAGAAATTCCCATTTTATTAATTTTAGGAATTTTGACAGGTTTATTGGCAGCTTTATTTAATCAGGGATTAATTTTCAGTATTCAAGCTTATAGTCGGTTACATATCAGTTTACCGTTGCGGGTGGCAATAGCCGGTTTGGCTTCTGGTTTAATTATCGCTTTGCTTCCGGAACACTTTCGGGATAATACAGGTTTGCGGGAGTTTATGATTGCCAGTGAACCAAATATACCTTTAGCAGCGATCGCTTTTATTGCCCAATTTATCTTAACCTTAATTGCCTTTGGTTCGGGCGCACCTGGGGGATTATTTGCACCCAGTTTAATTTTAGGTTCTTGCTTAGGACATATTATTGGTGTCTGTGAATTACAAATATTTGGAATTGGTTCACCGACTACCTACGCATTAGTAGGAATGGGGGGATTTTTTAGCGCAGTTTCCAAAGTTCCCATGACTGCGATTGTGATTGTTTTTGAAATGACGACAGATTTCAATTTAGTATTACCTTTAATGGTGGTATCTGTGACATCTTATCTAGTAGCTGAGAAGGTTGTTCCTGGTTCACTCTATGACAAACTTTTAAAATTAAATGGCATTATTCTGAAAAAAGATGCTAAAACTGAGGGGATATTAACACAGTTAACTGCTCAGGATGTCATGCAGCGTACAGTGGAAACTTTAGAAGCCGAAATGACAGGAGATGAAGTTATTAAAGCTTTTTCTCTTTCCCATCATCGCGGGTTTCCTGTCGTCGAGAATAATAAGTTAGTGGGATTAGTTTCCCAAACAGATTTACAAAAAATCCGTGATCATCTTTTACCCCATGAAACTCTTTTAAAAGAGATTATGACACCCAAGCCGGTGACAGTATCACCAGCAGATAGATTAAGTCATGTTCTCTATTTATTAGATAGATATAAAATTAGCCGTTTACCTGTGGTAGATGGAAAAAAATTAATTGGGATTATTACCCGTGCCGATATTATTCGCGCAGAAGCAGATCATTTGAATGGCGAAAATGGGGTGAGAGGTCCCCAACCAGAACCTTCTTATGTAGTTTACCAAACTCGTTCTCCTAGTATTGGCAGAGGTAGATTATTAGTCACCATTGCTAACCCAGAAACTGCCCCTGCATTATTAGAAATAGCTGCGGCAATTGCCCGCGATCGCCATTATGAAATAGAATGTTTACAAATCATCCTTGTATCTCGTCATAGTTCTCCTGCCGAAACCCAGATAAATACGGCAAAAAGTCGTCGGTTACTCAGGAATGCAGAAGTTTTAGCCAAAAAATGGCAGATTCCTATTCATACCCAGATTCGTATTGCCCATGATATCGCCCAAGCAATTTTAGAAACCACCAAGGAACGATATATAGATTTAATTTTCATGGGTTGGAAGGGAAATACATCTACCCCCGGTAGGATTTTTGGTAATGTTGTAGATACAGTAATTCGTCAAGCAAACTGTGATGTTGTCTTAGTGAAATTAGGGAATAATTTCCATTCCTGTCAGCAATTTAAACGGTGGTTAGTACCAATGGCTGGGGGTCCGAATGCACCAATAGCCATTAAGTTATTACCAGCTTTAGTAACTCTAGAAAATGATACAGAAATTCGTTTAACTCAGGTAGTGAAACCTTGGGAAACTGCACCAGATATGACAGTTTTAGAAGAATCTACGCGCCAATTAATGCGTAATCGTAATTTACACAGTAACGTTGTTGCGGCATCTTTACAAGCAGAATCAGTCGCAGAGGGAGTAATTGAATTAGTTAAAACTGAAGGTTTCGACGTTGTTGTTTTAGGTGCTTCCCGTGAAGGATTATTACAACAAGCCATTCAAGGGAACATTCCTGAAGAAATTGCCTCTGGTGTTGATAGTACCGTAATTTTGGTAAGAAGCGCAAATTTCTGA
- a CDS encoding uracil-DNA glycosylase, whose product MQHETQLSLFDNSSLNQRELIPTSHKIPIVPGTYENIEVLAKHCNSCHRCALAENRTHAVVGRGNLQANIMIIGEAPGKNEDETGLPFVGRSGQLLENILASVKLSTETDIYIANICKCRPPENRVPTSEEAAACKPYLFEQIRLVDPKIILLTGATSVKGVIGDKRPITKIRGQWLEWEGRLCMPIFHPSYLLRNPSREQGKPKWLMWQDIQVVRAKFDEFQNQDKQ is encoded by the coding sequence ATGCAGCATGAAACTCAACTTAGTCTTTTTGATAACTCTAGTTTGAACCAACGAGAGCTGATTCCTACCAGTCATAAAATTCCCATTGTCCCCGGAACTTATGAAAACATAGAGGTATTGGCAAAACATTGTAATAGTTGTCACCGTTGTGCATTAGCCGAAAACCGGACTCATGCTGTAGTCGGACGTGGCAATCTCCAAGCCAACATTATGATTATTGGGGAAGCACCGGGAAAAAACGAGGACGAAACAGGTTTACCATTTGTGGGTAGATCAGGACAACTACTAGAAAATATCTTAGCTTCAGTAAAATTAAGCACAGAAACTGATATATATATTGCCAATATTTGTAAGTGTAGACCACCAGAAAACCGTGTACCGACGAGTGAAGAAGCAGCAGCTTGTAAACCATATTTATTCGAGCAAATTCGCCTAGTTGACCCCAAAATTATTTTATTAACAGGTGCGACTTCCGTTAAAGGTGTAATTGGCGACAAACGACCGATTACTAAAATTCGTGGTCAATGGCTAGAGTGGGAAGGACGTTTATGTATGCCCATTTTTCACCCCTCCTACTTATTACGTAACCCTTCCCGGGAACAAGGAAAGCCAAAATGGTTAATGTGGCAAGATATACAGGTTGTTCGGGCTAAGTTTGACGAATTTCAGAACCAAGACAAACAGTGA
- a CDS encoding AbrB/MazE/SpoVT family DNA-binding domain-containing protein → MKSQIGRWGNSLALRIPKYIADELALSINDEVDCRIEQGQLMVRPVQKFPKYTLSQLLSQDLEPEAEIDWGKPTGNEEW, encoded by the coding sequence ATGAAATCTCAAATTGGTCGTTGGGGAAATTCTTTAGCCTTGAGAATCCCCAAGTATATTGCAGATGAATTGGCTTTATCAATCAATGATGAAGTTGACTGCCGTATTGAGCAAGGGCAACTCATGGTAAGACCAGTTCAAAAATTTCCCAAATACACCCTCTCACAACTCCTTAGCCAAGATTTAGAGCCAGAAGCGGAGATTGACTGGGGTAAACCAACAGGTAATGAAGAATGGTAG